The genome window GGTGGCTTCCTGCTCGAGCCGGCGTTCGAAGGCCGCGATCAGGGCCTTACGACCCTTCGACGTGAGCGAACACGCCGGTCCGTTCGAGGCGAAGTCGCGGAGCTTGACCTCACCGTTGTTCACCACTTGGATCACGGCCGAGTCGGCTACGATCGATCGGAACGGCTCCATCAGGTCCAGCGAAAGAGCCGGCCGGCCATGACGTGGACGGTGGTAGAGCCCCATGTAGGGATCAAGGCCGGTCGCGGAGATCGTCGTTGTCAGCGTCCTGGCGAGCACGGCATACGCTAGCGAGAACATGGCGTTGACCGGATCGGTCGGCGGGCGCCGGTTCCGGTTCGTGAAGGAGAATTCTTCGAAACCTTCCGCCTCGGATGCGAGCAACTGTTTGAAGTGCGAGAAATAGATGGCCGCCGCCTCCCCCTCCAGCCCGAGCAGATGTTGGAAATCGTTCGCCTGAAGCGCTCGCCTGGCGATGCGTTCAAGCCCGGTCAGTGCATCCTCCTTCCCGTCGGTACCGCGCTCTTGCCGCCAGTTGCGGCGGAGCATCGTGCGGGAATTCCGCACCTTCGCGTTGACGAGCTCGCGGCTGAAGGACAAACTGGCGCGGGCGTCGAACGCGACCTTGTACTGGGCCTCCCGGACCGCGACGTTCCCGTTCCCAGTGCCGATCGTGTGCCCCAGGAACCAACCACCCGTCGAGAACCATGACACCGGTATCTCCTCCCGCATCAGGGCGTGGAGCGCGGGTGTGGTCACCGACACCGGCCCGAACAGCACCACTTGGGAGACCTCGACCATCGGCACCTCGACGGTCTCTTCCTTCAATTCGACGACTAGGTGTTCGCCCCGCTTCCGCAGCTTCGCCGGCACGGTCTGGATGTAGAGAGGAAGGGCGGGATCCTCGGCCGGGTTGAGCGGTCGGGGCGGATAGCCGCGGTTGAAGAGGTTCGTCTCGTCGGGGAGACATATTCCGGCGAGAGAGCATTTCGAACACTTGGGACTGTCCTCCAGCGGCGGCGGCCGCCGGCCGGTCTCCGCAGCCGCACGCAGCTCGCGCACTGCCTCGATGGTCCTGGTACGCAGGTCTTCATCGAGTTTGACCCGCACCCGTTCCCGCGAGCCTGCATACCAGATGGCTCCCTGCTCGACCTCGTAACCGTTGTCCTCCAGAATCATCCCGTGAAGACAGATCTGGACACGCTCGGGCTCGTAGGCGCCCGCCGCAACATGAGGACGCTTGCCTTTCTTGGTGTCTACCGGCATCACCACACCTTCGCGCACATGGAGCACGTCCATCTTGGCGATCACGCCCAGGCGATCTGACGACATCGTGACCGCGCGGACCTGCGACATCACGTCGTCAAGTTCTTCGGGAGAAGGGAGACGACCGGCTGGTGTGTCGGTGCGCACATGTACT of Gemmatimonadota bacterium contains these proteins:
- the cas1 gene encoding CRISPR-associated endonuclease Cas1; this translates as MRDRNQLVLPIPPPPADSETPLVPARMVNAWVYCPRLAYLEWVEGEWADTADTVQGTRVHVRTDTPAGRLPSPEELDDVMSQVRAVTMSSDRLGVIAKMDVLHVREGVVMPVDTKKGKRPHVAAGAYEPERVQICLHGMILEDNGYEVEQGAIWYAGSRERVRVKLDEDLRTRTIEAVRELRAAAETGRRPPPLEDSPKCSKCSLAGICLPDETNLFNRGYPPRPLNPAEDPALPLYIQTVPAKLRKRGEHLVVELKEETVEVPMVEVSQVVLFGPVSVTTPALHALMREEIPVSWFSTGGWFLGHTIGTGNGNVAVREAQYKVAFDARASLSFSRELVNAKVRNSRTMLRRNWRQERGTDGKEDALTGLERIARRALQANDFQHLLGLEGEAAAIYFSHFKQLLASEAEGFEEFSFTNRNRRPPTDPVNAMFSLAYAVLARTLTTTISATGLDPYMGLYHRPRHGRPALSLDLMEPFRSIVADSAVIQVVNNGEVKLRDFASNGPACSLTSKGRKALIAAFERRLEQEATHPFFGYRVSMRRMLEVQARLLARHFQGEIPKYPHYIPR